From the genome of Polyangiaceae bacterium, one region includes:
- a CDS encoding SDR family oxidoreductase, which produces MRRVLVTGGAGFLGSHLCERLVERGDDVLCVDNFYTGNEKNLEHLAHCRHFEVIRHDITVPLHLRANQIYNLACPASPVHYQLAPVQTIKTCVLGAINMLDLAMHTGAKIFQASTSEVYGDPEVHPQPESYWGKVNPIGVRSCYDEGKRCAETLFFDYWRQHELQIKVARIFNTYGPRMHTNDGRVVSNFIVQALKGESITIYGDGQQTRSFCYVDDLIEAMLRFMDTGADLIGPVNLGNPAEITMLELAETVLRLTNSKSKLVQKKAPADDPRQRQPNIELARKTLGWTPQVDLEEGLKRTIRYFERIVLG; this is translated from the coding sequence ATGCGAAGGGTCCTCGTTACTGGCGGCGCGGGGTTTCTTGGATCGCACCTGTGCGAGCGTTTGGTCGAGCGTGGTGACGACGTTCTGTGCGTCGATAATTTCTACACGGGCAACGAGAAAAACCTCGAGCATCTCGCCCATTGTCGGCATTTCGAGGTCATCCGGCACGACATCACCGTCCCGCTCCATCTACGGGCGAACCAAATCTACAACCTGGCCTGCCCGGCATCTCCAGTCCATTATCAACTCGCCCCGGTGCAGACGATCAAGACCTGCGTGCTCGGTGCCATCAACATGCTCGACTTGGCCATGCATACGGGCGCCAAGATATTTCAGGCGAGTACGAGTGAGGTCTACGGGGATCCGGAGGTACATCCTCAGCCCGAGAGTTATTGGGGCAAGGTCAACCCCATTGGTGTGCGCAGTTGTTACGACGAAGGAAAACGCTGTGCCGAAACCCTGTTCTTCGATTACTGGCGACAGCACGAGCTGCAAATCAAAGTGGCACGCATTTTCAATACTTACGGCCCGCGTATGCACACGAATGACGGGCGGGTGGTGAGCAACTTCATCGTGCAAGCCTTGAAGGGCGAAAGCATTACCATTTACGGCGACGGACAGCAGACCAGAAGTTTTTGTTATGTGGATGATCTCATCGAGGCCATGCTGCGCTTCATGGATACCGGCGCCGATCTCATCGGCCCAGTGAACCTCGGCAATCCCGCAGAAATCACCATGCTGGAACTGGCGGAAACCGTGTTACGACTCACGAATTCGAAGAGCAAATTGGTACAAAAAAAAGCTCCCGCGGACGATCCGAGGCAGCGCCAGCCCAATATCGAGCTTGCAAGGAAGACGCTTGGCTGGACGCCGCAGGTCGACCTAGAGGAAGGCTTGAAAAGAACGATCCGATATTTCGAGCGCATCGTCCTTGGCTGA
- a CDS encoding DUF2029 domain-containing protein, with the protein MHTAFRALERHLLVACFALILAPVAAHGLWRPLLVALGGDATGMAPRVTIASLGISAYSLVAMRALHHKGAGIRAAAACLPAIFAAVALGGGPALALALLAAVGTTLFIAAACITRMPAELDGLLTSHRGWMAAWIILAIAVVVKSALLSTFIGDPAHPQYSLFPKEPFLVHHSCLSGYVYAAERFLDGEANIFDASHMPPREVVWNPRFAPFHVDRFPNPPTFLLVALGLVKTVSGFYAQRALWYGLCGMVIAATLWLVAQWVGGRRGAIALLLAPWVWLSWGYALQLGNSHALVMAASMAGMLAFEKRRHVLGGGLLAAATLFKMSPGLLGVVLLVQRRWRDAALTFAAGILLVLLGLVVIGPKTHEAWFTYLVPRLASGEYMSDLARDARTITSNYGPFGIPFKLQLMGMDLDPWKVGRQIAKVYVVLVVGFAIFAARRRDGRGNQATMWLAVLSFASLQTPFPPPYYLSTVYWIISLVAGEIRSRGGAFVLTAVTFATLAPAIPAPQAALAALSIAAQFVVLGILLWSILRKSEPVDPPQESPAEEPAIQA; encoded by the coding sequence ATGCATACCGCTTTCCGCGCACTGGAGCGTCACCTGCTCGTCGCATGCTTCGCGCTCATTCTCGCTCCCGTTGCGGCCCATGGCCTGTGGCGCCCGCTGCTGGTAGCGCTCGGCGGAGACGCGACGGGCATGGCGCCTCGAGTCACCATCGCCTCCTTGGGCATTTCGGCATACAGTCTGGTGGCCATGCGAGCGCTTCATCATAAAGGCGCCGGGATTCGCGCCGCGGCGGCTTGCCTCCCCGCGATTTTCGCGGCTGTTGCTCTCGGTGGTGGACCGGCGCTGGCGCTCGCGCTGCTCGCTGCTGTAGGGACGACGCTTTTCATCGCTGCCGCGTGTATCACGCGAATGCCGGCGGAGCTCGATGGCTTGCTGACGAGCCACCGCGGATGGATGGCCGCGTGGATCATTTTGGCCATTGCAGTGGTGGTCAAGAGCGCCCTGCTCAGCACCTTCATCGGTGATCCTGCTCATCCCCAGTATTCGCTATTTCCGAAGGAACCATTCCTCGTCCACCATTCGTGTTTGTCGGGGTACGTTTACGCCGCCGAGCGATTCCTGGATGGTGAGGCGAACATATTCGATGCGAGCCACATGCCACCCCGTGAAGTCGTGTGGAATCCTCGCTTCGCCCCGTTCCACGTGGATCGTTTTCCCAATCCACCGACATTTTTGCTCGTTGCCCTAGGCCTCGTCAAAACCGTGAGCGGATTTTATGCTCAGCGAGCCTTGTGGTACGGGCTGTGCGGCATGGTTATCGCAGCGACCCTGTGGCTCGTGGCGCAATGGGTGGGCGGGCGACGAGGTGCAATTGCGCTGCTTCTCGCGCCTTGGGTTTGGCTTTCGTGGGGATACGCACTGCAACTCGGTAATTCGCATGCCTTGGTGATGGCCGCGTCGATGGCCGGCATGCTCGCCTTTGAAAAGCGCCGGCACGTGCTCGGCGGCGGGCTCCTTGCGGCCGCGACGCTCTTCAAAATGTCGCCTGGGCTGCTGGGCGTCGTGCTTTTGGTACAAAGGCGCTGGCGAGACGCAGCATTGACGTTCGCTGCCGGGATTCTCCTCGTCTTGCTCGGCCTGGTCGTCATCGGCCCCAAGACCCACGAGGCTTGGTTTACGTATCTCGTTCCGCGCCTCGCGTCGGGAGAATACATGTCCGACTTGGCTCGAGATGCTCGAACGATCACGTCCAATTACGGCCCATTTGGGATTCCATTCAAGTTGCAGCTCATGGGAATGGACCTGGACCCGTGGAAAGTGGGCCGCCAAATAGCCAAGGTCTATGTCGTGCTGGTCGTCGGGTTTGCCATCTTTGCCGCAAGAAGGCGCGATGGGCGCGGAAACCAAGCGACCATGTGGCTCGCCGTTTTGTCGTTCGCGTCGTTGCAGACGCCCTTTCCACCGCCGTACTATCTGAGCACCGTATACTGGATCATCTCGCTCGTGGCGGGAGAAATCCGAAGCCGAGGCGGGGCGTTTGTCCTGACCGCGGTGACATTTGCCACGCTGGCCCCGGCCATTCCGGCGCCGCAAGCCGCCCTAGCGGCGCTCTCCATCGCGGCTCAGTTTGTCGTGCTCGGCATCCTCCTATGGTCGATCCTGCGTAAATCGGAACCTGTGGATCCGCCGCAAGAATCCCCCGCAGAAGAACCTGCCATTCAGGCTTGA
- a CDS encoding DUF2236 domain-containing protein: MESVAVTQGAPQLRLDKHFLIAPALRHLRASFNGEAVEPWALWLVASEGTAGWMRYLESALGEHLDDRYRARAIMTAACGEMFRRRGLALAAPLKEALEGRSPADVRAFFEALYPGPIGASIRWSLDGIARESPGIAASARAWRLAGKVDAKTRWLEVSHHLGELTIVLTELLPKENVPRAIGWLGDTSHAFGKEVAELAASLFGMPPTMESAIETLRMGEFLFRVNPEHTSGVGDEQKPGFIEGSACLWYERPGWKQVHCGVLGRFQAGISEVFGQTYSLTQTIPKHGGDTCRISMSPIQLRVGAERTKTPVRSADAPAWEPPKKINSRKRHTEALDGLVRGKDPVAGYYGPESAMWEGIRHSVILLGGGRAALMQLAHPAVAHAIRDHSVVHEDMLGRFIRTMMSAYTIIFGSADEVRAVSERVYGIHAAISGQLDDVPGQEIRRYHALDPEAVFWVGATLFDTAMMVYERMVRPLDTPDRDRLVREASTFWVAFGLAPEACPTNWADLHGYVERRIEQLAPLVGDTARDQAARLFKPQAPFVQPIFDQLRLITAEMLPASLQRALRMELNPQERLLARSWIFAAERLVPWLPDQIRYVPAYHTAQRRLRAARRS; encoded by the coding sequence ATGGAATCTGTAGCCGTTACACAAGGCGCGCCGCAACTCAGGCTCGACAAGCATTTCCTCATCGCTCCGGCGCTGCGGCATTTGCGTGCATCGTTCAATGGCGAGGCGGTAGAGCCCTGGGCGCTTTGGCTGGTTGCGTCCGAGGGAACGGCGGGCTGGATGCGTTATCTGGAGTCTGCCCTGGGCGAACACCTGGACGACCGGTACCGAGCGCGAGCCATCATGACGGCTGCGTGCGGCGAAATGTTTCGGCGCCGGGGGCTCGCATTGGCGGCGCCGCTGAAGGAGGCGCTCGAGGGCCGATCACCTGCGGACGTGCGAGCTTTCTTCGAGGCGCTTTATCCGGGACCAATTGGGGCGTCGATTCGCTGGAGCTTGGACGGTATTGCAAGAGAGTCGCCGGGGATTGCCGCATCGGCGCGTGCATGGCGGCTTGCCGGTAAAGTGGATGCGAAAACGCGATGGCTCGAAGTTTCCCATCACTTGGGCGAGCTCACGATTGTGCTGACCGAGCTATTGCCAAAAGAAAACGTTCCGCGGGCGATTGGATGGCTCGGGGATACCAGCCACGCATTCGGCAAAGAAGTTGCCGAGCTTGCTGCATCGCTGTTTGGAATGCCACCCACGATGGAGAGCGCCATTGAAACGTTGCGGATGGGAGAATTCCTTTTTCGAGTGAACCCCGAGCATACGAGCGGCGTTGGTGATGAACAAAAGCCTGGATTCATCGAAGGAAGCGCGTGTTTGTGGTACGAAAGGCCGGGCTGGAAGCAGGTGCATTGCGGCGTTTTGGGGCGTTTTCAGGCGGGGATTTCGGAAGTATTCGGTCAAACGTATTCGCTGACGCAGACCATTCCAAAACACGGCGGTGATACGTGTCGCATCAGCATGTCGCCCATTCAATTGCGCGTGGGCGCCGAGCGGACGAAGACGCCGGTACGTAGCGCCGATGCTCCCGCGTGGGAACCTCCGAAGAAAATAAACAGCCGCAAGCGGCATACGGAGGCGCTCGATGGGCTGGTGCGAGGCAAGGATCCTGTCGCAGGGTATTACGGCCCTGAAAGCGCGATGTGGGAAGGCATTCGCCATAGCGTAATTCTTTTGGGCGGCGGTCGGGCCGCATTGATGCAGCTCGCGCATCCCGCGGTAGCCCATGCCATACGCGATCACAGCGTCGTTCACGAAGACATGCTCGGTCGATTCATCCGCACGATGATGTCGGCGTACACCATCATCTTCGGGAGCGCGGACGAAGTGCGCGCGGTGTCCGAGCGAGTTTATGGCATTCACGCCGCCATTTCGGGGCAGCTCGACGACGTGCCCGGACAGGAAATTCGTCGTTATCATGCGCTCGACCCCGAGGCTGTATTTTGGGTCGGTGCCACGCTCTTCGATACGGCCATGATGGTGTACGAACGAATGGTCCGTCCGCTCGATACGCCCGATCGAGATCGCTTGGTGCGTGAAGCGTCGACCTTTTGGGTCGCATTCGGTCTCGCACCGGAAGCGTGTCCGACAAACTGGGCTGATCTTCACGGGTATGTCGAAAGGCGCATCGAGCAGCTCGCGCCGCTCGTCGGGGATACGGCGCGTGATCAAGCAGCAAGGCTCTTCAAACCCCAAGCGCCGTTTGTCCAGCCAATCTTCGATCAATTGCGGTTGATCACGGCGGAGATGTTGCCCGCTTCTTTGCAACGCGCGCTTCGAATGGAACTGAATCCGCAGGAGCGATTACTGGCGCGTTCGTGGATTTTCGCGGCCGAGCGGCTCGTGCCTTGGTTGCCGGACCAAATTCGATATGTACCGGCATATCACACGGCGCAGCGTCGATTGCGAGCAGCAAGGCGATCATGA
- a CDS encoding sigma-54-dependent Fis family transcriptional regulator: MGPELLHREIVECLHELFPSATVRLEEIDSRGVSAIRHEMGNSTAVASESIEFGDGTGRRFRLSLAGRLLPDARMVLGTVANVASLALEVATLRGYVDRAPPPPAAEGDVPDMPEFVSASSVMRRLKADLARLSKSRANIIITGESGSGKEVVARAIHDLSLRATRPYVAFNCAAVPRDLFEGQLFGYRKEAFTGAATDQPGVIRAAETGTLFLDEIGELPLDVQPKLLRFLENGEILPLGERKPVRVDVRVVAATFRDLERLVREGSFREDLFYRLQVVPVHVPPLRERPEDAVALARHFLQRFTPQGHEPPVLAPDAISALTTYAWPGNVRELRNVIERALAFDPIPTVLTSSALRFG; the protein is encoded by the coding sequence ATGGGGCCCGAGCTGCTTCATCGCGAAATTGTCGAATGTTTGCACGAGCTTTTTCCGTCGGCCACCGTGCGGCTCGAAGAAATCGATTCGCGTGGCGTCTCCGCGATTCGACACGAAATGGGGAATTCCACGGCAGTGGCGTCGGAGAGCATCGAATTCGGCGATGGCACGGGGCGCCGCTTCCGCTTGAGTCTCGCGGGGCGGCTTTTGCCAGATGCTCGCATGGTCCTTGGTACCGTGGCGAACGTCGCAAGCTTGGCGCTCGAAGTGGCCACGCTGCGAGGCTATGTCGATCGGGCGCCGCCGCCCCCCGCCGCCGAAGGCGATGTCCCGGATATGCCCGAGTTCGTCTCGGCATCCTCCGTGATGCGGCGGCTCAAGGCGGACTTGGCGCGTTTGTCGAAGTCGCGTGCGAACATCATCATCACGGGCGAATCCGGCTCCGGCAAAGAAGTCGTGGCGCGCGCCATTCACGATTTGTCGCTCCGTGCAACGCGTCCTTACGTTGCATTCAATTGCGCCGCGGTGCCTCGCGACCTCTTCGAGGGGCAACTTTTCGGATATCGGAAAGAGGCGTTCACGGGAGCTGCAACCGACCAGCCGGGCGTCATTCGCGCGGCCGAAACGGGCACGCTATTTCTCGACGAAATTGGGGAGCTACCGCTCGACGTCCAACCGAAGCTGCTTCGATTTTTGGAAAACGGAGAAATCCTTCCACTTGGTGAACGCAAACCCGTACGCGTCGACGTACGCGTCGTGGCTGCAACGTTCCGCGACTTGGAGAGGCTCGTGCGCGAGGGCAGTTTCCGCGAGGATTTGTTTTATCGCTTGCAGGTCGTGCCGGTGCACGTGCCGCCGTTGCGCGAACGCCCCGAGGATGCAGTTGCCCTTGCGCGCCATTTCCTTCAGCGCTTCACGCCGCAGGGCCACGAGCCACCGGTGCTCGCGCCCGACGCGATCTCGGCGCTCACGACGTATGCGTGGCCTGGAAATGTGCGCGAATTACGAAACGTCATCGAACGGGCACTCGCATTCGACCCCATTCCAACCGTGCTCACATCCAGTGCGCTTCGATTTGGATAG
- a CDS encoding cytochrome P450 encodes MATTNPARLPPMPAMNPYRTWQLVRRPVEFVQWAAQRCGDPFLVKAAEPLGSMTYTGDPEGIRAIFCADPDLLKPFRTELFGPFLGPGSLLLLSGNAHRAERKLLMPPFHGARMRAYGEQIRDTAIRHAAALAPERAFSMQNLTHAISLEIMIRAILGITETNRVRYALEAITAKVHEFTPVVIYFWHLQRYLGNLGPWARFRKRQETVLHMLDEEIERRASSPGRGDDILSLLLDARYEDNSPMSHQSVRDELVTLLFAGHETTAVALTWAFYELHRHPAIRHRLLGELESLGNDPDPEAVARLPYLDAVCHEALRLHPVAPLVTRWLTAPFTLMGYELPPGTGVGASIILAHLNPSTYPEPLEFRPERFLERSFSAFEFLPFGGGARRCIGAAFAEYEMKLVLGALLTHYELELVNKTPERSVRRNLTMGPRTDVLMRMKKR; translated from the coding sequence ATGGCAACTACGAACCCTGCCCGACTGCCTCCCATGCCTGCGATGAACCCGTACAGGACGTGGCAGCTCGTTCGCAGGCCGGTTGAATTCGTGCAATGGGCCGCCCAACGCTGCGGAGATCCCTTCCTGGTGAAAGCGGCAGAACCGCTCGGCAGCATGACCTATACTGGCGATCCCGAGGGCATCCGGGCAATCTTTTGTGCGGATCCGGATCTCCTGAAGCCGTTCCGAACCGAGCTCTTCGGTCCCTTCCTCGGTCCAGGGTCGCTTCTGCTTCTGAGCGGCAATGCGCACCGAGCCGAGCGCAAGTTGCTCATGCCGCCATTTCATGGGGCACGAATGCGGGCGTACGGCGAACAGATTCGCGATACGGCAATTCGGCACGCTGCCGCCCTCGCGCCCGAGCGCGCCTTTTCCATGCAGAACTTGACGCATGCCATCTCGCTGGAGATCATGATCCGGGCGATCCTCGGCATTACCGAGACAAACCGCGTGCGGTACGCGCTCGAAGCAATTACAGCCAAGGTGCACGAGTTTACGCCGGTGGTTATCTATTTTTGGCATCTGCAGCGTTACCTCGGCAACCTTGGCCCCTGGGCGCGGTTCCGAAAGCGGCAGGAAACAGTCCTGCACATGCTGGACGAGGAAATCGAACGTCGTGCCTCGAGCCCCGGAAGGGGCGACGACATCCTCAGCCTGCTGCTCGATGCTCGGTACGAGGACAACAGCCCCATGTCGCATCAGAGCGTGCGCGATGAGCTCGTCACACTGCTTTTCGCCGGTCACGAGACGACTGCGGTCGCGCTGACCTGGGCCTTCTACGAGCTTCATCGCCATCCTGCGATCCGACATCGGCTCTTGGGCGAGCTCGAGTCGCTCGGCAATGACCCCGACCCGGAGGCGGTCGCGCGTCTACCCTACCTCGACGCCGTTTGCCATGAAGCTCTGCGACTGCACCCGGTCGCGCCCCTCGTTACGCGTTGGCTCACGGCGCCTTTCACCCTCATGGGGTACGAGCTTCCCCCGGGCACGGGTGTGGGAGCATCGATCATCCTGGCCCACTTGAACCCCTCGACGTATCCAGAGCCGCTCGAGTTTCGTCCCGAGCGATTCCTCGAGCGCAGTTTCTCGGCTTTCGAGTTTCTGCCGTTCGGTGGAGGTGCCCGACGTTGCATTGGCGCGGCGTTTGCGGAATACGAGATGAAGCTGGTCCTTGGCGCGCTGCTCACGCATTACGAGCTCGAGCTGGTGAACAAGACGCCGGAGCGGTCTGTGCGGCGGAATCTGACAATGGGACCGCGCACGGATGTGCTGATGCGCATGAAGAAGCGGTAA
- a CDS encoding glycosyltransferase family 2 protein, whose protein sequence is MRLSVVVPCYNELNTIDAIIDAINDAPYPDKEIIVVDDCSTDGTREKLRRDIENSGRVSKVLYHEVNRGKGAALRTGFQAATGDLIIIQDADLEYDPKEYGRLIEPIRQGKADVVFGSRFAGGDAHRVLYYWHRLGNGFLTTLSNMFTDLDLTDMETCYKLFRREIIQNILIEEDRFGFEPEITAKVAKMNCRIYEVGISYYGRTYAEGKKIGWKDGVRAIYCILKYNIIR, encoded by the coding sequence ATGCGCCTATCCGTCGTCGTCCCCTGCTACAACGAGCTGAACACCATCGATGCGATCATCGATGCCATCAATGATGCCCCCTACCCGGACAAAGAGATCATCGTCGTCGACGATTGTTCGACGGATGGTACGCGGGAAAAGCTACGGCGAGACATCGAAAACTCGGGCCGGGTGAGCAAGGTGCTGTATCACGAGGTGAATCGTGGCAAAGGCGCCGCACTTAGAACGGGCTTCCAAGCTGCCACGGGCGATTTGATCATCATTCAGGACGCGGACCTGGAATATGATCCCAAAGAATATGGGCGTTTGATCGAGCCGATTCGCCAAGGCAAGGCCGATGTGGTGTTCGGTTCTCGCTTTGCCGGAGGGGACGCACACAGGGTCCTCTACTATTGGCACCGGCTGGGCAACGGTTTCCTCACCACGCTCTCCAACATGTTTACGGATCTCGATCTGACCGACATGGAAACCTGCTACAAGCTATTCCGTCGTGAAATCATCCAGAACATCCTCATCGAAGAGGATCGCTTCGGCTTCGAACCGGAAATCACCGCCAAGGTCGCCAAAATGAACTGCCGCATTTACGAGGTAGGAATCAGCTATTATGGGCGAACGTATGCCGAAGGCAAGAAGATTGGCTGGAAGGATGGCGTGCGAGCCATTTATTGCATTCTAAAATACAACATAATACGCTAA
- a CDS encoding class I SAM-dependent methyltransferase, translating to MNSKTGAPYFADDLEAMDSASRYYSWMLDAFAPHIGKRILEVGAGSGNFSERLLDWKPDLLTCLEPSANVAVKLEQRLAGAKNTETKRGLLADHAAGWQERYDTIFYINVLEHVKHDRDEVVRALSCLKAGGHLLIFVPALPRLYGRADELFGHYRRYTQSQLMDLFQAQPVDIVRCHYWDVLGVLPWWITFVLLRRGVMNRRMVKLYDTAVVPVARFLESYFTPPLGKNLILIARKGARAPRQGETS from the coding sequence ATGAATTCCAAAACCGGAGCGCCTTACTTCGCAGACGATCTCGAGGCCATGGATTCGGCTTCCAGGTATTACTCGTGGATGCTCGATGCATTCGCTCCACACATTGGTAAGCGAATCCTCGAAGTTGGTGCAGGCAGCGGCAACTTTTCCGAGCGCTTGCTCGATTGGAAACCAGATCTATTGACCTGCTTGGAACCCTCGGCCAACGTTGCCGTCAAGCTCGAGCAACGTCTGGCTGGCGCGAAAAACACAGAAACCAAGCGCGGCCTGCTCGCAGATCACGCGGCCGGTTGGCAAGAGCGCTACGATACCATTTTTTATATCAATGTCTTGGAGCACGTAAAACACGACCGAGACGAAGTCGTGCGGGCTTTGTCCTGCTTGAAGGCAGGAGGGCATCTTTTGATTTTCGTCCCCGCGTTGCCACGGTTATATGGAAGAGCCGATGAGCTTTTCGGCCATTACCGGCGCTATACGCAATCGCAGCTCATGGATTTGTTCCAAGCCCAGCCCGTCGACATCGTGCGCTGCCATTATTGGGATGTGCTCGGCGTGCTGCCGTGGTGGATCACGTTCGTCCTGCTCCGACGTGGCGTGATGAATCGTCGCATGGTGAAGCTCTACGATACGGCCGTCGTGCCCGTGGCGAGGTTTCTCGAGAGCTACTTCACTCCGCCGCTGGGCAAAAATTTGATCTTGATCGCGCGAAAAGGAGCCCGCGCCCCGCGCCAAGGCGAAACCTCGTGA
- a CDS encoding Pyoverdin chromophore biosynthetic protein pvcC, translating to MRNPKTVRELPERIVAGKNRPFTGPEFIESLRDGREVYVYGERVKDVTTHPAFRNAARSVAKLYDALHAEKTKSILTAPTDTGSGGYTHRFFMPAYSREELMGQRDAIAQWARITYGWIGRSPDYKAAFLNTLGANAEFYGQFANNARAWHKRAQEAVLFVNHTIVNPPIDRDKPVDEVKDVYVTIQKETDAGIYVSGAKVVATNSALTHYNFLGQSMGAEINDPSMVVMFMAPVNTPGIKLICRPSYELSAAATGSPWDYPLSSRFDENDAIFIFDNAFIPWENVFIYRDPEKLKQFYPRSGFANGLAFQGCTRFAVKLDFLSGLLYKAARATGTESFRGVQAQIGEVIGWRNLFWSLSDAMAAMPDPWVGGAVLPSIKACISYRIFATEAYPAIRKIIERVIASGLIYLPSHARDLKNPEIESYLARYVRGSSGIDHKQRIKIMKLLWDAIGSEFGARHELYELNYAGNHDMVRLFGLQQARASGSLEQMETFVDQCMADYDEDGWRDPDYFSNDDVSLHKRNS from the coding sequence ATGAGGAACCCGAAAACCGTGCGCGAGCTACCCGAGCGAATCGTTGCCGGCAAGAACCGCCCGTTTACTGGGCCGGAATTCATCGAATCTCTGCGTGACGGTCGCGAGGTCTACGTCTATGGCGAGCGCGTCAAAGACGTCACGACCCACCCCGCCTTTCGTAATGCCGCCAGGTCCGTCGCCAAGCTGTACGATGCGCTTCACGCCGAAAAAACGAAGTCAATCCTAACGGCCCCCACGGATACCGGTTCGGGTGGATACACGCACCGATTCTTCATGCCGGCGTATTCGCGCGAAGAGCTCATGGGTCAGCGCGACGCCATTGCGCAATGGGCGCGCATCACGTACGGCTGGATCGGCCGAAGCCCCGACTACAAGGCCGCCTTTCTGAATACACTCGGGGCCAATGCCGAATTTTACGGCCAATTCGCGAATAACGCGCGCGCGTGGCACAAGCGGGCGCAGGAAGCCGTATTATTCGTCAATCACACCATCGTCAACCCACCGATTGACCGCGACAAACCAGTGGACGAAGTCAAAGACGTCTACGTTACCATCCAAAAGGAAACCGACGCGGGCATTTACGTCTCCGGCGCCAAAGTCGTCGCGACCAACTCGGCGCTCACGCACTACAACTTCCTTGGCCAGAGCATGGGCGCCGAAATCAACGATCCGTCGATGGTGGTGATGTTCATGGCGCCGGTCAATACGCCTGGCATCAAGCTGATTTGTCGGCCGTCTTATGAACTCTCGGCTGCGGCGACGGGTTCGCCCTGGGACTATCCGCTGTCGAGCCGTTTCGATGAAAATGACGCGATTTTCATCTTCGACAATGCATTCATTCCGTGGGAAAACGTGTTCATTTATCGCGATCCCGAGAAGCTCAAGCAATTCTACCCTCGCTCGGGCTTTGCCAATGGCCTCGCATTCCAAGGCTGCACCCGGTTTGCCGTCAAGCTCGATTTCTTGTCCGGCCTCTTGTACAAGGCCGCTCGCGCGACCGGTACCGAGAGCTTTCGCGGCGTCCAGGCGCAAATCGGAGAAGTCATCGGCTGGCGCAACCTGTTCTGGTCGCTTTCGGATGCAATGGCGGCCATGCCCGATCCTTGGGTGGGTGGCGCCGTACTCCCAAGCATCAAAGCGTGCATTTCTTATCGAATATTTGCCACGGAGGCTTATCCTGCGATTCGCAAAATCATCGAGCGAGTGATTGCTTCGGGATTGATCTATTTGCCGTCCCATGCGCGCGACCTGAAAAATCCCGAAATCGAATCGTATCTCGCGCGTTACGTGCGCGGTTCGAGCGGCATCGACCATAAACAGCGCATCAAAATCATGAAGCTATTGTGGGATGCCATCGGTTCGGAATTCGGTGCTCGCCACGAGCTCTACGAACTCAATTATGCCGGGAACCACGACATGGTCCGTCTATTCGGCTTGCAGCAGGCTCGAGCGTCAGGATCGCTCGAACAGATGGAAACCTTCGTCGACCAATGCATGGCCGATTACGACGAGGATGGATGGCGTGATCCTGATTATTTCTCCAACGACGACGTGAGCTTGCACAAGAGGAATTCTTGA